In Actinoplanes octamycinicus, the genomic window CCGGATCCGCGGCCTGGACGGCGTCGACCTGGACGGCGACGAGCACGACCTGGAGGAATGGCCGGAGGGCGTGTTCCGCCGGATCTACCGGCGGGGCACCCCGCGCTACGAGACCGCCCTGGCCAACGGCTGGCTCGCGGTGCTGCCGCCGCTGCGACCGGCCCCGCCGGAACTGGTCGAGGAGCTGGAGGAGAAGGCGCGCCGCCGGTTCCCGCCGCTGCTGCGCCGGCTCTACCTGGAGATCGGCAACGGCGGCTTCGGCCCCGGCAACGGGCTGATCTCGCTCACCTCGCGGCAGACCGCGGTGCGCCGGGACAGATCCAGTTTCGGTACGGACCGTCCCCGCATCGCCCGCGTCCTCTGCTACTGGCCGGCCGGCGGCACCACCGAGCTCGACCTGCTCGACGGGCAGATCTGGGGAACCACGGCGTACCGGACACCGACCGGCGTCCCGCAGTCCTTCCGGCAGGGGCTCACCCTCGCCGCGTGGCTGTCCCGCTGGCTCGACTGCCGCCTGCTCCCACCGCTGCTGGTCCAGGACGGTTCCCGATGGCGCCCGGGCACCGAGGCCGAGGAGCGCGAGGCCTGGCAGGAGCGCGAGCGGCAACGTGCGGAGGACTACTACCACCCACCCGTGTACGACGAGGAATCCACCTGACGGCATGATCGAGGGTCATGAGGACTCAGGTGACCTTCGACTGCGCCGACCCGCACGCGCAGGCGGCGTTCTGGGCGCAGGTGTTCGGCACCACCGTGGAGGACCACTCGGCGCTCGTCGACAAGCTGGTCGCGGACGGCCGGATGGCGCCGGACGACCGGCTGGTCTGGGACGGCCGCTCCGCCTTCCGCGACGTGGCCGCGTGCAGCGACCCGGCCGGCGTCGAGCCGCGGCTGTTCTTCCAGCGCGTCCCGGAGGGCAAGACCGCCAAGAACCGCGTCCACCTGGACGTCCACGTCGACCCGGACCGCAAGGTTGCCGAGGTGGAACGCCTGATCGGCCTGGGTGCCGAGCTGATCGGGACGCACAGTGACCGGGGCCCGGCCACCTTCGTCCTGCGCGACCCGGAGGGCAACGAGTTCTGCCTGCACTGACGGTTGGGTAGCATGCCCTGCCATGATCAAGTTTCCGGCGGTCACGGCAGGGTCGCGGGTCGCTCCCGAACATTTCCACGCCCGCTGGTGTGACGTGACGACGCATCCGGAGTGGGCGCCGGGCATGGAGTACATCCGGCTCGACGGGCCGGTGCGCCCCGGCACCCGCGGGGTGATGAAGACCCGGGCCGGGCGGGAGACCCCGATGCTGGTCAGCGACGTCGTCCCCGGGGTGGCCTTCCAGGACACCATCACGCTCGACGGGGGCACGCTGACCGTCCGCCACGAGTCGCACCCGGACGGCACCGGCAGCCGCCTCGAACTGCACGCCTGGATCGAGGGCCCGCAGGCGGAGCGGCTG contains:
- a CDS encoding VOC family protein; the protein is MRTQVTFDCADPHAQAAFWAQVFGTTVEDHSALVDKLVADGRMAPDDRLVWDGRSAFRDVAACSDPAGVEPRLFFQRVPEGKTAKNRVHLDVHVDPDRKVAEVERLIGLGAELIGTHSDRGPATFVLRDPEGNEFCLH